One genomic region from Streptomyces sp. NBC_00457 encodes:
- a CDS encoding NADPH-dependent F420 reductase → MTKTLALIGSGNIGSALARLAVAAGLNVVLSNSRGPETLADLVAELGEQARAATPAEAAQAGDLVVATVPLSKYEQLPAAALAGKTVIDTMNYYPERDDRIAELDAGEQTSSALVQRHLADSRVVKAFNSIDFVRLFTAARPAGADDRSALPIAGDDTAAKAQVAELLDALGYDAVDIGPLADSWRSEPGTPVYVQPYLPAQPEGLTQEEMGRWFFEAPSVPVPADKVKELTDTAVRRSAADARQTLSRD, encoded by the coding sequence ATGACCAAGACCCTCGCACTCATCGGCAGCGGCAACATCGGCAGCGCACTGGCCCGTCTCGCCGTCGCCGCCGGCCTGAACGTCGTGCTGAGCAACTCCCGCGGCCCCGAGACCCTCGCCGACCTCGTCGCCGAACTCGGCGAGCAGGCGCGCGCGGCCACACCCGCCGAGGCAGCGCAGGCCGGTGACCTGGTAGTGGCGACGGTCCCCCTGAGCAAGTACGAGCAGCTTCCGGCCGCCGCCCTGGCGGGCAAGACCGTCATCGACACCATGAACTACTACCCCGAGCGCGACGACCGGATCGCCGAGCTGGACGCGGGCGAGCAGACCTCCAGCGCCCTGGTGCAGCGGCACCTGGCCGACTCCCGGGTGGTCAAGGCGTTCAACAGCATCGACTTCGTGCGCCTGTTCACCGCAGCCCGGCCCGCCGGCGCCGACGACCGCAGTGCCCTGCCCATCGCCGGCGACGACACGGCCGCCAAAGCGCAGGTCGCCGAACTGTTGGACGCGCTGGGCTACGACGCCGTGGACATCGGCCCCCTCGCCGACAGCTGGCGCAGCGAGCCGGGCACCCCGGTCTACGTCCAGCCCTATCTGCCGGCACAGCCCGAAGGACTGACCCAGGAGGAGATGGGGCGCTGGTTCTTCGAAGCCCCGAGCGTCCCGGTGCCTGCCGACAAGGTGAAGGAACTGACCGACACCGCCGTCCGGCGCTCCGCGGCCGACGCCCGCCAGACCCTCAGCCGGGACTGA
- a CDS encoding SDR family NAD(P)-dependent oxidoreductase: protein MRGLQGKRIVIAGGATGIGAATAERLAEDGASVVVGDINLAGAEATAKGITEAGGTAIAVEFDLGDEATIQALVYRTVAEFGGVDGLFNVGADLSPATLGRDVDLLEMDPAVWRRTHDVNLLGYALTCRAVLPHLLGQGGGVIVNTSSGAAWGGEPTRPAYAASKAGVNALTRHIASRWGKEGIRCNVVAPGLVMGETQQAQDDQQLQAMALEYARSPRLGEPADLAGAVAFLFSDDAAWISGQAWSIDGGMSLRG, encoded by the coding sequence ATGAGGGGTCTGCAGGGCAAGAGGATCGTCATTGCCGGGGGCGCGACCGGCATCGGCGCGGCCACGGCCGAACGGCTCGCCGAGGACGGGGCCTCGGTCGTCGTCGGCGACATCAATCTCGCTGGAGCCGAAGCCACTGCCAAGGGCATCACCGAGGCGGGTGGCACCGCGATCGCCGTTGAGTTCGACCTCGGTGACGAGGCCACGATTCAAGCGCTGGTCTACCGGACCGTCGCCGAGTTCGGCGGGGTTGACGGGCTCTTCAACGTCGGCGCCGACCTCTCGCCGGCCACTCTGGGCCGTGACGTCGACCTGTTGGAGATGGACCCGGCCGTGTGGCGCCGCACCCACGACGTGAACCTGCTCGGCTACGCCCTGACCTGCCGGGCGGTCCTCCCGCACCTGCTGGGCCAGGGCGGCGGCGTCATCGTCAACACCTCCTCCGGCGCGGCCTGGGGCGGCGAGCCCACGCGGCCCGCGTACGCCGCCTCCAAGGCCGGGGTCAATGCGCTGACCCGCCACATCGCCTCCCGCTGGGGCAAGGAGGGCATCCGCTGCAATGTCGTCGCCCCTGGCCTGGTCATGGGCGAGACCCAGCAGGCGCAGGACGACCAGCAGTTGCAGGCCATGGCGTTGGAGTACGCCCGCAGCCCGCGCCTCGGTGAGCCCGCCGACCTGGCCGGCGCCGTCGCCTTCCTCTTCTCCGACGACGCGGCCTGGATCAGCGGCCAGGCCTGGTCGATCGACGGCGGCATGAGCCTGCGCGGCTGA
- a CDS encoding TetR family transcriptional regulator: MSGAVRTNTRDIARAAIRFELAQVAFDLFRREGFDNVTVNDLAAAAGVSRSTFLRYFGSKEDAVLGAVDAQGEQVADALRARPADEGDWTALRRAMDTVTEVHRRDPDGALAMSQLIMRTPALGARTLEKQNGWRPAIAQALAERADPSWPSLLVPSVRAAAAVDCLNVAVEHWTASDGRLDLDALLDEAFAAFAFR, from the coding sequence GTGAGTGGAGCAGTACGTACGAACACGAGAGACATCGCGCGGGCCGCCATCCGGTTCGAGTTGGCCCAGGTGGCCTTCGACCTGTTCCGCCGTGAGGGCTTCGACAACGTCACCGTCAATGACCTGGCCGCGGCTGCGGGAGTGTCCCGCAGTACCTTCCTGCGCTATTTCGGCAGCAAGGAGGACGCCGTCCTCGGCGCCGTCGACGCCCAGGGCGAACAGGTCGCCGATGCGCTACGCGCCCGGCCTGCCGACGAGGGCGACTGGACGGCACTGCGGCGCGCGATGGACACCGTCACCGAAGTCCATCGCCGGGACCCGGACGGCGCACTCGCGATGTCCCAGCTGATCATGCGGACGCCCGCGCTGGGCGCCCGCACGCTGGAGAAGCAGAACGGCTGGCGCCCCGCCATCGCCCAGGCCCTCGCCGAGCGTGCCGACCCCTCTTGGCCCTCGCTCCTGGTTCCGTCGGTACGCGCCGCCGCCGCGGTGGACTGCTTGAACGTCGCCGTCGAACACTGGACCGCCTCTGACGGCCGCCTCGACCTCGATGCCCTGCTCGACGAGGCCTTCGCCGCATTCGCATTTCGGTAG
- a CDS encoding SDR family oxidoreductase: MNSVAPGPVLSGEIQVAAAGNPRTAAAAAHLPARRFGLPCEIAEAVAYLASEDAAFVHGAFLSVDGGASLV; this comes from the coding sequence GTGAACTCGGTCGCCCCCGGCCCTGTCCTGTCCGGAGAGATTCAGGTCGCGGCCGCCGGTAATCCCCGGACCGCTGCTGCCGCTGCCCATCTTCCCGCTCGCCGTTTCGGCCTGCCGTGCGAGATCGCCGAAGCCGTCGCATACCTCGCCTCCGAGGACGCTGCCTTCGTTCATGGCGCGTTCCTGAGTGTCGACGGAGGCGCAAGCCTCGTCTGA
- a CDS encoding SMP-30/gluconolactonase/LRE family protein yields the protein METSTAVPTATRLNKRFRLAAAIAATAAVLVSTPSASASTATETSPKPVVTDVKTLATFDFAAGDSPENVTVNPDNSLTVSMLGSVAGKRPALVRIAPSGRSQVIVAGQPGDTFTGNTRDRNGTIYYNVASSNSARAGVWKLPPGGTPRRIAALPTDGLPNGLALDPAGRTLYAADSNKATVWSVPVSGGTATAWLTDPALAGDPSVPLGANGLRLHKGAVWVSNLAKGTLLRIPVTATGAPGRIRTVTSSLTGVDDFNFLNDRSDVVFAAQNGLNQVALVHPDGTTETVLTSKDGLASPTSTAVRGNRLYVTNAGLAEPHDAKVQRGTIDPAALNCDRTS from the coding sequence ATGGAAACCTCCACAGCAGTCCCCACCGCCACCCGCCTGAACAAGCGGTTCAGACTCGCGGCGGCGATCGCCGCGACGGCGGCCGTTCTCGTCTCGACGCCGTCCGCGTCCGCATCCACGGCAACGGAGACATCCCCGAAGCCGGTCGTCACCGACGTGAAGACCCTCGCCACCTTCGACTTCGCGGCCGGCGACTCCCCGGAGAACGTCACCGTCAACCCGGACAACTCACTGACCGTCTCCATGCTGGGCAGCGTGGCGGGCAAGCGTCCGGCACTCGTGCGGATCGCCCCGTCCGGGCGCAGCCAGGTGATCGTCGCCGGGCAGCCGGGCGACACATTCACCGGCAACACGCGCGACCGCAACGGCACCATCTACTACAACGTGGCCTCCTCCAACTCCGCCCGGGCCGGCGTGTGGAAGCTGCCCCCCGGCGGCACCCCTCGCCGCATCGCCGCCCTGCCCACCGACGGACTCCCCAACGGCCTGGCCCTCGACCCGGCGGGGCGCACCCTGTACGCGGCCGACAGCAACAAGGCCACCGTATGGAGCGTCCCAGTCTCCGGTGGAACGGCGACCGCCTGGCTGACCGACCCCGCCCTCGCGGGAGACCCGTCCGTACCCCTCGGCGCGAACGGGCTCCGCTTGCACAAGGGCGCCGTCTGGGTCTCCAACCTCGCGAAGGGCACCCTGTTGCGGATCCCGGTCACCGCCACCGGCGCCCCCGGCCGGATCCGCACCGTGACCAGCAGCCTCACCGGCGTTGACGACTTCAACTTCCTCAACGACCGCTCCGACGTGGTGTTCGCCGCGCAGAACGGCCTCAACCAGGTCGCGCTCGTCCACCCCGACGGGACCACCGAGACCGTCCTGACGTCCAAGGACGGCCTCGCTTCCCCCACCTCCACCGCTGTGCGCGGAAACCGGCTCTACGTCACCAACGCCGGTCTCGCCGAGCCTCACGACGCGAAGGTGCAGCGCGGAACGATCGACCCCGCCGCGCTGAACTGCGACCGGACCTCCTGA
- a CDS encoding Na+/H+ antiporter, with product MLGLELVVVLCATVLVCQVAGDRLRIAPPVLLLAAGALLGFVPALREVHLPPEAMLLLFLPALLYWESLTTSLRGIRQDLRGIMLMSTALVILTAWAVAAVAHALGLPWGPAWVLGAAVAPTDATTVGVFARLLPRRSITLLRAESLINDGTALVVYGLAVGITVGEEHFSVPHVGWLFLLAYVGGAAAGAVTAWLGIQLRRRLDDPLLGNVVTIGTPFTAFLLAEEIEASGVLAVVVAGLIMSQVGPRLIGAAARRQGQAFWSLSTFLLNASLFVLVGLEAQSAVRELTSDDLTHALITVGVVSVVLVTVRFAFQFAAVYLIRLLDRRPQQRLRRMSHRARVVGGVTGFRGAVSLAVALSVPETLDSGAPFPDRDVIVFVTSGVIMLTLVVQGLLLPRVVRWARLPRDTSAEEERSLADTTAAEEALKALPEVAAGLGTAPEVADWTRHEYETHLRVVRADDDADDAVVLRHKEDYTALSLALLAHKRATVVRLRDENHIDDTVLRQVQAYLDIEEVRLSGAELSD from the coding sequence GTGCTCGGTCTCGAACTCGTCGTGGTCCTGTGCGCGACCGTGCTCGTGTGCCAGGTCGCAGGAGACCGGCTCCGTATCGCGCCGCCCGTCCTGCTGCTGGCCGCGGGGGCGCTGCTGGGATTCGTCCCGGCACTGCGCGAAGTGCACCTGCCGCCGGAGGCGATGCTGCTGCTGTTCCTCCCGGCCCTCCTGTACTGGGAGAGCCTGACCACCTCGCTGCGCGGAATCCGGCAGGACCTGCGCGGGATCATGCTGATGAGCACCGCGCTGGTCATCCTCACCGCCTGGGCCGTAGCGGCGGTCGCGCACGCCCTGGGGCTTCCCTGGGGGCCGGCCTGGGTACTCGGTGCGGCCGTCGCACCCACCGACGCGACGACGGTCGGCGTCTTCGCCCGCCTGCTGCCCCGCCGCAGCATCACCCTGCTGCGCGCCGAAAGCCTGATCAACGACGGCACGGCCCTGGTCGTCTACGGACTCGCCGTCGGCATCACCGTCGGCGAGGAGCACTTCAGCGTGCCGCACGTCGGATGGCTCTTCCTTCTCGCCTACGTCGGCGGAGCCGCAGCCGGAGCCGTGACCGCCTGGCTCGGCATCCAGCTGCGCCGCCGCCTGGACGATCCCCTGCTGGGGAACGTGGTCACGATTGGTACGCCCTTCACCGCGTTCCTCCTCGCGGAGGAGATCGAGGCCTCCGGCGTCCTGGCCGTCGTGGTGGCCGGGCTGATCATGAGCCAGGTCGGCCCGCGTCTGATCGGGGCGGCGGCGCGGCGGCAGGGGCAGGCGTTCTGGTCGCTGTCCACGTTCCTGCTCAACGCCTCCCTGTTCGTCCTCGTCGGCCTGGAGGCACAGTCCGCCGTCCGTGAACTGACCAGCGACGACCTCACCCACGCCCTGATCACCGTCGGGGTCGTGTCCGTGGTGCTCGTCACCGTGCGTTTCGCCTTCCAGTTCGCCGCCGTGTACCTGATCCGCCTGCTGGACCGCCGTCCGCAGCAGCGGCTGCGCCGGATGAGCCACCGGGCCCGGGTGGTCGGCGGAGTCACCGGGTTCCGGGGCGCGGTGTCACTGGCCGTGGCGCTGTCGGTACCGGAGACCCTCGACTCGGGCGCCCCCTTCCCCGATCGCGATGTGATCGTCTTCGTCACCTCCGGGGTCATCATGCTGACCCTGGTGGTGCAGGGCCTGCTCCTGCCGCGCGTCGTCCGCTGGGCCCGACTTCCCCGCGACACCTCGGCCGAGGAGGAGCGTTCCCTCGCCGATACGACCGCCGCCGAGGAAGCCCTCAAGGCGCTGCCGGAGGTGGCCGCCGGTCTCGGCACCGCCCCTGAGGTCGCCGACTGGACGCGCCACGAGTACGAGACCCACCTACGCGTCGTACGCGCCGACGACGATGCCGACGACGCCGTGGTCCTGCGCCACAAAGAGGACTACACCGCGCTGAGCCTCGCCCTCCTCGCCCACAAACGCGCCACCGTCGTCAGACTCCGCGACGAGAACCACATCGACGACACCGTGCTGCGCCAGGTACAGGCCTACCTCGACATCGAGGAAGTACGCCTGTCCGGGGCCGAGTTGAGCGACTGA
- a CDS encoding DUF2255 family protein has protein sequence MATAWTNDELDRVGSAEELVIASVRRNGVLSKPRTIWVVRVDDGIYVRSVYGPTSDWFRTTRSRQEGHIRAGGVDKDVSFLDADHDINDQVDAAYRSKYGHYAAEIIEAITSPKASTTTMQLVPR, from the coding sequence ATGGCGACGGCATGGACGAACGACGAACTCGACAGGGTCGGGTCGGCGGAGGAACTGGTGATCGCGTCCGTGCGCCGAAACGGTGTGCTGAGCAAGCCGCGGACCATCTGGGTCGTCCGCGTGGATGACGGGATCTACGTCCGTTCGGTGTACGGCCCCACCTCCGACTGGTTCCGCACCACGCGTTCGCGTCAGGAGGGTCACATCCGGGCAGGCGGCGTGGACAAGGACGTCTCGTTCCTCGACGCCGACCACGACATCAATGATCAGGTGGACGCCGCCTACCGCAGCAAGTACGGGCACTACGCCGCGGAGATCATCGAGGCCATCACGAGCCCCAAGGCGTCCACCACGACGATGCAGCTCGTGCCGCGCTAA
- a CDS encoding helix-turn-helix transcriptional regulator has product MAREQHSGGSGGTELGRFLRARRSRVTPGDVGLPASSGLRRTPGLRREELATLAGISIDYYARLERGTETRPSPSVIDALARALRLGEAEHKHLRELAASADGNAAAPTTVPSRSVPPGTELILESLRPNPAYVVGRTFELLAANPGGLRLFAGIEDWQGEQRNLARYVFLHPAARTLFADWDGAVRSCVAWLRGLAGIEPDAPDLALIVDELLSKSPEFARMWDRYDVKGNTSGRHTYHHPDVGELALGYQGLTLNGTNSQHLVVFYAEPDTPEYDAMVLLDKAAQEKASKPSTSPAQ; this is encoded by the coding sequence ATGGCACGTGAGCAGCACAGTGGCGGTAGCGGCGGCACCGAACTGGGACGCTTCCTGCGAGCCCGCCGCAGCCGGGTGACGCCCGGTGACGTCGGCCTGCCGGCCTCCTCCGGATTGCGCCGCACCCCGGGGCTACGCCGTGAGGAACTGGCCACGCTCGCCGGCATCAGCATCGACTACTACGCACGCCTGGAGCGCGGGACCGAGACCCGTCCCAGCCCGTCCGTGATCGACGCCCTTGCCCGCGCGCTGCGCCTGGGGGAGGCCGAGCACAAGCACCTGCGAGAACTCGCGGCGAGCGCCGACGGGAACGCGGCCGCGCCGACGACGGTGCCGAGCCGGTCCGTACCTCCGGGCACCGAGTTGATTCTGGAGAGCCTGCGGCCCAATCCCGCGTACGTCGTCGGCCGCACCTTCGAACTGCTCGCCGCCAACCCTGGCGGACTGCGCCTGTTCGCCGGGATCGAGGACTGGCAGGGGGAGCAGCGCAACCTCGCGCGCTACGTCTTCCTTCACCCCGCCGCCCGCACCCTGTTCGCCGACTGGGACGGCGCGGTCCGCAGCTGTGTCGCATGGCTGCGCGGGCTGGCCGGCATTGAGCCGGACGCCCCCGACCTCGCGCTCATCGTCGACGAACTCCTGAGCAAGAGCCCGGAGTTCGCGCGTATGTGGGACCGCTACGACGTCAAGGGAAACACCAGCGGCCGCCATACGTACCACCATCCGGATGTCGGTGAACTCGCCCTCGGCTACCAGGGCTTGACGCTGAACGGCACCAACAGCCAGCACCTGGTCGTCTTCTACGCCGAACCCGACACGCCCGAGTACGACGCGATGGTCCTCCTCGACAAGGCCGCGCAGGAGAAGGCCTCAAAGCCGTCGACGTCGCCCGCGCAATAG
- a CDS encoding (2Fe-2S)-binding protein, whose protein sequence is MTTELPDSPIELTEGPAPVPTRRTFIATTAAVGGVVAAGGLVAGSALTDQDSPAAEAPPSGRLSLTVNGERRTVTIDNRTSLLDLLREHLGLTGSKKGCNAGACGACTVLVDGQRVNSCLTLAVRLEGAEVTTIEGLANGDRLHPLQAAFVEQDAFQCGFCTPGQIMSGVGCIEEGHTDSAEEIREWMSGNICRCGCYVKIVKAVDQAAHGK, encoded by the coding sequence ATGACCACCGAACTCCCGGACTCACCCATCGAACTGACCGAAGGACCCGCGCCGGTGCCCACCCGGCGCACCTTCATCGCGACGACAGCCGCCGTCGGTGGTGTGGTCGCGGCGGGTGGCCTGGTCGCGGGATCGGCGCTGACCGACCAGGACTCGCCGGCCGCCGAGGCCCCGCCCAGCGGTCGACTCTCGTTGACCGTCAACGGCGAGCGGCGCACGGTCACGATCGACAACCGGACCTCACTGCTGGACCTGCTGCGTGAGCACCTCGGGCTGACCGGTTCCAAGAAGGGCTGCAACGCGGGTGCCTGCGGGGCTTGCACGGTCCTGGTCGACGGACAGCGGGTCAACTCCTGTCTGACGCTGGCGGTGCGTCTGGAGGGCGCCGAGGTCACCACGATCGAGGGACTCGCCAACGGTGACCGGCTGCACCCGCTGCAGGCGGCGTTCGTCGAACAGGACGCTTTCCAGTGCGGGTTCTGCACACCCGGTCAGATCATGTCCGGCGTCGGCTGTATCGAGGAAGGCCACACGGACTCCGCTGAGGAGATCCGGGAGTGGATGAGCGGCAACATCTGCCGATGCGGCTGTTACGTCAAGATCGTCAAGGCGGTCGACCAGGCCGCCCACGGGAAATGA
- a CDS encoding FAD binding domain-containing protein has translation MYPFSFTKASDTREALNAGRRGGRYIAGGTTLVDLMRETVERPDTLVDISDLPLRDITVTERGGLRIGALVRMTDAAAHPKVRTTYPVISQSLELSASAQLRNMATIGGNIMQRTRCTYFRDVSADCNKRDPGSGCAAREGFNRTHAILGTSDDCVATHPSDVAVAFAALEARVHLLGPDGSERTVSFADFLLRPGSTPNREQALRQGELITAVEIPALPRPLRSGYLKVRDRQSYEFALTSAAVALHIRGGVIREAKVAAGGVGTVPWKLPAVERRLIGERPSNTLWAEAAGEASDGARPLQHNRFKVELLRRTVERQLRIVGESE, from the coding sequence ATGTACCCCTTCTCCTTCACCAAGGCCTCCGACACCCGTGAGGCACTCAACGCCGGGCGTCGCGGCGGGCGTTACATAGCAGGCGGCACCACCCTGGTCGACCTGATGCGTGAGACCGTCGAGCGCCCCGACACCTTGGTCGACATCAGTGACCTGCCGCTGCGGGACATTACCGTCACCGAGCGCGGCGGCCTGCGCATCGGCGCTCTCGTACGGATGACGGACGCCGCCGCCCACCCCAAGGTGCGCACCACCTACCCGGTCATCTCGCAGTCGCTGGAGCTGAGCGCCTCCGCACAGCTGCGCAACATGGCCACCATCGGCGGCAACATCATGCAGCGCACCCGGTGCACGTACTTCCGGGACGTGAGCGCCGACTGCAACAAGCGCGACCCTGGCTCTGGTTGCGCCGCGCGCGAAGGCTTCAACCGCACCCACGCAATCCTCGGCACCTCCGACGACTGCGTGGCCACGCATCCCTCCGACGTTGCCGTGGCCTTCGCCGCGCTGGAGGCGCGCGTGCACCTCCTGGGCCCGGACGGAAGCGAGCGCACCGTCTCCTTCGCCGACTTCCTCCTGCGGCCCGGCAGTACCCCGAACCGCGAACAGGCCCTCCGGCAGGGCGAGTTGATCACCGCCGTCGAGATCCCAGCTCTTCCGCGTCCGCTCAGGTCCGGCTACCTGAAGGTCCGGGACCGGCAGTCGTACGAGTTCGCCCTCACCTCGGCCGCCGTCGCCCTGCACATCCGCGGTGGCGTGATCCGCGAGGCGAAGGTGGCTGCCGGTGGCGTCGGCACCGTGCCCTGGAAGCTGCCCGCCGTCGAGCGCCGCCTCATCGGCGAGCGCCCCTCCAACACGCTGTGGGCCGAGGCAGCCGGGGAGGCGTCAGACGGGGCCCGGCCCCTTCAACACAACCGCTTCAAGGTCGAGTTGCTCCGGCGAACAGTCGAGCGCCAGCTGCGCATCGTAGGAGAGAGTGAATGA
- a CDS encoding xanthine dehydrogenase family protein molybdopterin-binding subunit, translating into MSPQPQAAVGAPLSRVDGRLKVTGKAQYAADFDPDGVVHAVVVDSTVALGRITGIDTRAALAQPGVLTVISHLNAPTLEYRDNPGGYNPPGRRLRAFQDDQILFYGQPVAVVVATTLEVAQHAASLVEVEYESRKPTTGMSGSPAGGQPQSYARGDAEAALDSAAVRMDMTYGLARNHHNAMEPHATVARWDGDRLTVWDKTQWVQGARNELAAVFGIPQDSVRVISPFVGGAFGNASRVWPQTTIAAVAARETKRPVKLALTREQLYFHVGYRPTYEYRVRVGSDRRGRVTGVIHDLRSETSRYETHGEPILSLGQMLYDTPNVRMTHRSVPLDVNTPTWMRGPGYATASYAVESAMDELAYELGVDPIELRLRNEPEDDPSDGLPFSTRRLRECLATGAREFGWNRRNPRPRSTRDGDWLIGTGMAAGAYHTRRDPAEASVRLDADGTALVQSAASDMGPGTYTSMTQVAADALGLTMRQVTFRLGDSLMPPAPLQGGSKTMASVGSAVQDGCDKLRRQAIRLAVADEGSPLYGVDAADVVVRGGRLHVRDNPARGETYRQLLARNNRTRLEANGSYTPGEEVERFSTHAYAATFAEVAVDARLGLVRVRRMLGVYDAGRIISPKLADSQALGAMVGGIGTALLEHTVTDHRDGRIVNANLADYLVPVNADVPDLRAIYLEGEDTEADPLGVKGLGEVVQVGVAPAVANAVFHATGCRIRELPITAEAML; encoded by the coding sequence ATGAGCCCGCAGCCGCAGGCAGCCGTCGGCGCACCGCTGTCCCGGGTGGACGGGCGGCTCAAGGTCACCGGCAAGGCACAGTACGCCGCCGACTTCGACCCCGACGGCGTCGTGCACGCAGTCGTCGTCGACAGCACCGTCGCCCTGGGACGGATCACCGGCATCGACACCCGCGCCGCCCTCGCCCAGCCCGGCGTACTGACGGTGATCAGCCACCTCAACGCACCCACGCTTGAGTACCGCGACAACCCCGGGGGGTACAACCCGCCCGGCAGGCGGCTGCGCGCCTTCCAGGACGACCAGATCCTCTTTTACGGTCAGCCTGTCGCCGTGGTCGTAGCGACGACACTGGAGGTCGCGCAGCACGCCGCGAGCCTGGTGGAGGTCGAGTACGAGTCGCGGAAGCCCACGACTGGCATGAGCGGCAGTCCGGCCGGCGGCCAGCCCCAGAGCTACGCTCGGGGCGACGCGGAGGCGGCGCTGGACTCCGCGGCCGTACGCATGGACATGACCTACGGGCTCGCTCGCAATCACCACAACGCGATGGAGCCGCACGCCACCGTCGCCCGCTGGGACGGCGACCGGCTCACCGTCTGGGACAAGACGCAGTGGGTGCAAGGCGCGCGGAACGAACTCGCCGCCGTGTTCGGCATCCCGCAGGACTCGGTGCGCGTGATCTCGCCGTTCGTCGGCGGCGCGTTCGGCAACGCGTCACGGGTCTGGCCGCAGACCACCATCGCGGCCGTCGCCGCTCGCGAGACGAAGCGTCCGGTGAAGCTCGCGCTGACCCGCGAGCAGCTCTACTTCCATGTGGGCTACCGGCCCACGTACGAGTACCGGGTACGGGTGGGCAGTGACCGGCGCGGACGGGTGACCGGGGTGATCCACGACCTGAGGTCGGAGACGTCCCGCTACGAGACGCACGGCGAGCCCATCCTGTCGCTCGGGCAGATGCTCTACGACACGCCCAACGTCCGCATGACGCACCGGTCGGTGCCGTTGGACGTGAACACACCGACGTGGATGCGCGGCCCCGGCTACGCCACCGCCTCCTACGCCGTCGAGTCGGCGATGGACGAACTCGCCTACGAGCTGGGCGTCGACCCGATCGAGCTGCGGCTGCGCAACGAACCGGAGGACGACCCGTCCGACGGGCTGCCGTTCTCCACCCGGCGGCTGCGCGAGTGCCTCGCCACCGGCGCCCGCGAGTTCGGCTGGAACCGCCGCAACCCCCGGCCGCGCTCCACCCGCGACGGCGACTGGCTGATCGGCACCGGCATGGCTGCCGGCGCTTACCACACCCGGCGGGACCCGGCCGAGGCCTCGGTCCGGCTGGACGCCGACGGCACCGCGCTGGTGCAGTCCGCGGCCAGTGACATGGGGCCGGGTACCTACACCTCGATGACCCAGGTCGCCGCCGACGCCCTCGGCCTGACCATGCGCCAGGTGACCTTCCGTCTCGGCGATTCCCTCATGCCGCCGGCGCCGCTGCAGGGCGGTTCGAAGACCATGGCCAGTGTCGGGTCCGCCGTTCAGGACGGTTGCGACAAGCTGCGGCGGCAGGCGATCAGGCTGGCCGTCGCGGACGAGGGATCGCCGCTGTACGGCGTCGACGCCGCCGATGTCGTCGTACGGGGTGGTCGGCTGCACGTGAGGGACAACCCGGCGCGCGGCGAGACGTACCGGCAGCTCCTGGCCCGCAACAACCGCACGCGCCTCGAAGCGAACGGGTCCTACACGCCCGGCGAGGAAGTGGAACGGTTCTCCACCCACGCCTACGCGGCGACGTTCGCCGAGGTCGCCGTCGACGCCCGGCTGGGGCTCGTGCGAGTGCGGCGGATGCTCGGCGTGTACGACGCGGGCCGCATCATCAGCCCCAAGCTGGCCGACAGTCAGGCGCTCGGGGCCATGGTGGGCGGTATCGGCACGGCTCTCCTCGAGCACACGGTCACCGACCACCGCGACGGCCGGATCGTGAACGCCAACCTCGCCGACTACCTCGTGCCCGTCAACGCCGACGTCCCCGACCTGCGGGCGATCTACCTCGAAGGGGAGGACACCGAGGCCGACCCCCTGGGCGTCAAGGGCCTCGGGGAGGTCGTGCAGGTCGGCGTGGCACCGGCCGTCGCCAACGCGGTGTTCCACGCCACCGGGTGCCGGATCCGCGAACTGCCCATCACGGCCGAGGCGATGCTCTGA